The following are encoded together in the Lactuca sativa cultivar Salinas chromosome 1, Lsat_Salinas_v11, whole genome shotgun sequence genome:
- the LOC111905260 gene encoding WD repeat-containing protein PCN — translation MLEFYKCRSSSVEWKPSPIVALATSVDESQVAAAREDGSLEIWLVSPGAVGWHCQLTIHGDPNLRVSSLVWCSSGSCGLAAGRLLSSSIDGSISEWDLDNLTQKVVVDPIGVSIWQMATHPMCNNTKQDLGYLENGHAAIGDGDGDVTSDSEVEGDSVELYEEPITGNACIAIACDDGCVRLYDISDSDEVTYHKSLPRVSGRVLSVTWSPDARRIYSGSSDGFIRCWDAKSSHEVYRITVGLGGLGGGSELCIWSLLALRCGTLVSGDSSGSVQFWESSHGTLLQAHSCHKGDVNALAASPSHSRVFSAGSDGQVILYKASGDKSCEAIKKKCKWVYVGYVRAHTHDVRALVVAVPISREDLLVSGEEKVKRGHGTGVDLSMSYNKWAHMGIPMLISAGDDTKLFAYSANEFTKFGPHDICPAPQRPAIQLVCSSNMLLVQASKWLDIFTVDVKRGDAVSTTDMVARVKSKSKRKIICSSMSSSGRFFAYSDHVRPCLFELMRKEEGGWSISKRKLPPCIPFAHSMIFTCDSSRLMISGHDRMIYVVDVGSQKLSHRFTPCCKESDSELPPTQPPITKMFTSLDGQWLAAVNCFGDVYIFNLETQRQHWFIARLDGASVTAAGFSPGNSNVLIISTSSNQAYVFDVEAKKLGEWSRHNTFMLPRRYQDFPGEVIGLTFPPSSNSSTVIIYSARAMCLIDFGMPVGCDEDPDEKAITLKKKLLKRKLHELEGKKGGRKNFEFCAFREPVLYVGHLSKGSVLVVDKPWLEVVNNFDAQPVHRHIYGT, via the exons ATGCTCGAGTTCTACAAATGTCGTAGTAGCTCAGTCGAATGGAAACCTTCCCCGATAGTCGCTCTAGCCACCAGCGTGGACGAATCTCAGGTCGCTGCCGCTAGGGAAGATGGCTCCCTTGAGATATGGCTGGTATCCCCTGGCGCCGTTGGTTGGCACTGCCAACTG ACGATACACGGTGACCCAAATCTGAGAGTGTCTTCGCTCGTATGGTGTAGTTCGGGTTCCTGTGGCTTAGCGGCTGGCAGGTTGTTGTCATCAAGCATTGATGGATCAATATCTGAGTGGGACTTGGACAACTTGACACAGAAG GTTGTGGTGGATCCTATTGGTGTTTCCATTTGGCAGATGGCTACTCATCCTATGTGTAATAATACAAAACAGGATTTGGGTTATCTAGAGAATGGACACGCAGCtattggtgatggtgatggtgatgtgaCGAGCGACAGTGAAGTGGAAGGTGATTCGGTTGAGTTATATGAAGAGCCGATTACCGGGAATGCATGTATAGCAATTGCCTGTGACGACGGATGTGTGCGTTTATATGATATATCAGACTCAGATGAGGTCACTTACCATAAATCGCTGCCAAGGGTCAGTG GGCGTGTATTAAGCGTCACTTGGAGTCCAGATGCAAGAAGGATATATTCAGGGAGTAGTGATGG GTTCATAAGATGCTGGGATGCTAAATCGTCTCATGAAGTATACAGAATCACTGTTGGTCTTGGGGGGTTAGGCGGTGGGTCTGAACTTTGCATATGGTCTTTGCTTGCTCTGAG GTGTGGGACCCTTGTGAGTGGGGACAGCAGTGGCAGCGTTCAGTTTTGGGAGAGTTCACATGGTACTCTGTTGCAAGCACATTCTTGTCATAAGGGGGATGTGAATGCTTTGGCTGCTAGTCCTAGTCATAGCAGGGTGTTCTCAGCTGGATCAGACGGTCAG gttATCTTATATAAGGCCTCTGGTGACAAGTCTTGTGAAGCAATAAAAAAGAAGTGCAAGTGGGTGTATGTTGGTTATGTGAGAGCCCATACACATGATGTGAGAGCCTTGGTTGTTGCTGTACCCATAAGCCGCGAAG ATTTATTGGTGTCGGGTGAAGAAAAGGTAAAAAGAGGGCATGGCACTGGTGTTGACTTGAGCATGAGCTACAATAAGTGGGCTCATATGGGCATTCCCATGCTTATATCAGCTGGAGATGACACAAAGCTTTTTGCATATTCAGCCAACGAGTTCACCAAATTCGGTCCACATGATATCTGTCCTGCACCACAAAGACCAGCCATTCAGTTGGTGTGCAGTAGTAATATGCTTCTGGTCCAGGCTTCAAAGTGGTTGGATATCTTTACGGTTGATGTGAAAAGAGGAGACGCTGTTTCAACTACTGATATGGTGGCTCGAGTAAAGAGCAAGAGCAAGAGGAAGATCATTTGCAGCTCCATGTCCTCTTCAGGGAGATTTTTTGCGTATTCAGATCATGTGAGACCTTGCCTATTTGAGCTGATGAGAAAGGAGGAGGGAGGGTGGTCCATAAGTAAAAGGAAACTCCCACCATGCATACCTTTTGCCCATTCCATGATATTTACTTGTGATTCTTCTCGGTTAATGATATCAGGACATGACAGAATGATATAT GTTGTAGATGTTGGAAGCCAGAAATTAAGTCATCGATTCACCCCATGTTGTAAGGAGTCAGATTCAGAATTACCACCTACTCAGCCTCCAATTACAAAAATGTTTACTAGTTTGGATGGACAGTGGCTAGCTGCAGTCAACTGTTTTGGAGATGTGTATATATTCAATCTAGAGACACAGAG GCAACACTGGTTCATTGCAAGATTGGATGGTGCCTCTGTTACAGCTGCAGGGTTTAGTCCTGGAAATAGCAATGTGCTAATAATCTCTACATCTTCAAACCAAGCCTATGTTTTTGATGTGGAGGCTAAGAAACTAGGGGAATGGTCTAGACACAACACATTTATGTTGCCTCGAAGATATCAGGACTTTCCTGGAGAGGTTATTGGGCTCACATTTCCGCCATCTTCAAATTCATCAACTGTCATCATTTACAGTGCCag GGCAATGTGCTTGATTGACTTTGGGATGCCGGTCGGGTGTGATGAAGATCCTGATGAGAAAGCAATAACATTAAAGAAGAAGTTATTAAAACGTAAGCTGCATGAGTTAGAAGGTAAAAAGGGTGGTAGGAAGAATTTTGAATTTTGTGCCTTTAGAGAACCGGTTTTATATGTTGGCCATCTTTCAAAAGGTTCTGTATTGGTCGTAGACAAACCATGGTTGGAAGTTGTTAACAATTTTGATGCCCAGCCAGTTCACAGACATATATACGGGACATAA